CGCGTGGCGTCAGCCGATCGAGCGGGTCACTGCGGCGGCGCACGAGCAGCTGGGCGACCACCTGTGGATCCAGTGCCGTGCCCCCGGCTGCAACCCGCCGAACGGAAGCCACGAACTCCTCCACGTCGGCGACGCGTTGCTTGAGCAGGTAGCCGACGCCGCTGGTGTTGGCCGTCAGCAGGTCGGCCGCATACCGCTCCTCGACGTACTGCGAGAGCAGTACCACCGCGGTCTGCGGCCATTGCTTACGGATCACCAGCGCGGCGCGCACGCCTTCGTCGGTGAAGCCGGGTGGCATGCGGACATCGACCAGGGCCAGCCCGGGCCGGTGTTCCTCGACGGCCGCAAGCAGGGCTTCGGCGTCGCCGACTTCGGCGGCGATCTCGAAGCCGGCCATTTCCAGGACCTTGACGAGCCCGACGCGCAGCAGCAGTGAGTCCTCGGCGATCACGGCTCGCATGGCAGCTCCACGGCGATGGTGGTCAGGCCCCCGACCGGGCTGCTGATGTGGAAGGTGCCGTCAACGGAACCGACCCGTTTGGCCAGCCCGCTCAGTCCGCTGCCGGTGGAGGTGTCGGCGCCGCCGATCCCGTCGTCGGTGATGTTCACACGCAGCATTCTCCCGATCTGTTTGACAGTGACGTCCACGCGGGTGGCGCGGGCGTGCTTGGTGACGTTGGTGAGCGCCTCGGAGACCACGAAGTAGGCGACCGACTCCACGGTGGGCGCCGCTCGCTCCTCGAGGTCGACTCGCAGCCGTACCGGGATCGGTACCCGGGCGGCCAGCCCGGACAGCGCCGCGTCCAGCCCGCGGTCTTCGAGGACGGCCGGGTGCAGGCCGCGCACCAGGTCGTTGAGTTCGGCGATGGCCTCCTTCGCCTCGCGGTGCGCCTCGTCGATCACGGTGCGGGCCTCGTCCGGCAGGTTGGTGAGGGTGGCCTTGGCCAGGCCCAGGTTGACCGCGAGGGAGACTAGGCGCTGCTGGGTGCCGTCGTGCAGGTCGCGTTCGATGCGGCGGCGTTCGGTATCGACGGCGTCGATCAGGTCGGTGCGGCTCTCGGATAGGTGCTCGACACGCTGCTGAAGCTGCTGGGAGCGGCTGGTCCCGAGCAGCGCGAGCGCGATCCGGGTCTCGGCGCGGGTCACCGGCCCGGTCAGCCAGGGTGCGGCGCACAGCAGCAGCACGCCGGCCGCGGTGTAGTACACCGCTTGGGTCGCGTAGTCGACATAGTCCAGGCGAACCTGCACCGGCAACATCCAGGCCCACCCGTTGACGGTGACGCCAGCAAGGCCCGCGACCCACGCAGCGAGCACCCCCAGCTCCACCACAGCCAGGAGCGGACCGACAAGCAGGTGGTATCCGGCCTGCCGCCAGGTCTGGGCCACGGATAGCCACCGCAGAGCGCGCCTCAGCCACCCTTGCTCGCGCGCGGCCGGCAGCCGGAGGATCTCCACTCCCAGCAGCACCCGGTAACGGCGTCGCTGCACAGCGGTGAGCGCAAGCACACCGAGCAAGATCAGCACAAACGGGAGCGGGAGCCACGGCCACGCCCTGTACTTCGCGACACTCGCCATCCAGCTCCACAACGGCACCAGCGCAAGGTGCAGCGGAATCCCGGCCGCCAAGAAACCGGTGTCCCGCCGGACCCGAACAACTCTGCGCCGCAGCGCCCGGGGAATCGTCATGGCTCGACGGTAAAACGCCAGGTGAGGGCTATGCCATGCACCGTGCATCCGGATCGATGGTGAAGCTGGCACCACCCTGAGAACGGCACCCGGCATTACTGACTGTGATCGCTGTGCGGCTCAGGCTGAAGGGCATGCAGGAAATCATCGAACTGTTCCCGGAGCCGGACGCCGAGCGCGGCATACTCAGGCCGCACGGCCCGCGCACGGGATCGCTCCCCAGCCCGCAGCGCCGTCGTCCGGACCGCCTTCCAGGCCGACGGCGGGGTCTTGTCCTGGCCGGCTGCGGGGTGGCGCTGCTGCCGTGGCTCGTCGTGTTGGCCACCAGCCTGCCGACCACCTTCCGTGCCTCGCACTGGTCCGCCGCCTGGGTGGGTCTGGACGCGCTGGAGGCGGTCGGCCTGATCACCACAGGTCTGCTGGCCACCCGCGGGGATCGGCGACTGGCACCCGCCGCCGCCGCGACGGCCGCCCTGCTCACCGTCGACGCCTGGTTCGACACGATGACCGCGGCCAGCGGGAGCGAACTGCGCGCGGCGTTGGTCATGGCGTTGTT
This genomic interval from Streptomyces sp. NBC_00376 contains the following:
- a CDS encoding response regulator — its product is MRAVIAEDSLLLRVGLVKVLEMAGFEIAAEVGDAEALLAAVEEHRPGLALVDVRMPPGFTDEGVRAALVIRKQWPQTAVVLLSQYVEERYAADLLTANTSGVGYLLKQRVADVEEFVASVRRVAAGGTALDPQVVAQLLVRRRSDPLDRLTPREREVLALMAEGRSNTGIAEALVVSDSAVAKHINNILAKLDLPAADADHRRVLAVLRFLGASPT
- a CDS encoding sensor histidine kinase, translated to MTIPRALRRRVVRVRRDTGFLAAGIPLHLALVPLWSWMASVAKYRAWPWLPLPFVLILLGVLALTAVQRRRYRVLLGVEILRLPAAREQGWLRRALRWLSVAQTWRQAGYHLLVGPLLAVVELGVLAAWVAGLAGVTVNGWAWMLPVQVRLDYVDYATQAVYYTAAGVLLLCAAPWLTGPVTRAETRIALALLGTSRSQQLQQRVEHLSESRTDLIDAVDTERRRIERDLHDGTQQRLVSLAVNLGLAKATLTNLPDEARTVIDEAHREAKEAIAELNDLVRGLHPAVLEDRGLDAALSGLAARVPIPVRLRVDLEERAAPTVESVAYFVVSEALTNVTKHARATRVDVTVKQIGRMLRVNITDDGIGGADTSTGSGLSGLAKRVGSVDGTFHISSPVGGLTTIAVELPCEP